The window TCCGCCCATCTCGATGTTCCACAACGGGATCCCCATCGTGATCCTCGGCACCAACTGCGTGAACTGGGGCCTGGACAAGCTCGTCGTCCGGAAGGACGCCAACGTCAACACGCCGCAGGATCTCTACCGGATCAAGATCGGCCTGCTCCAGGGCTCCACCGCCAGCGCCGACCTTCACCAGCTGGCCAGGCACTACGGTCTCGACGAGGGGCGGCTCCAGGTGGTGAACCTCCCGCCGCCGGAGCAGCTCGCCGGCCTGGTGTCGGGGAACATCCAGGCGCTGCTCTCCTGGGAACCGTGGCCGTATCGGGCGCTCCAGGGCGTCGACGCCAGGGTCGTGCACACCGGCCTGATCAGCTACTTCGCCGGGAACCAGGGCGAGCGCGTGAAGATCTCGGACAACCGCTCCGTGTGGGTGGCCTCCCAGGAGTTCGCGCGCAAGAACCCGCGGGCGGTCCGGGCGATCATGCAGGTCCTGCTGCGGGCGCAGAAGTACGTGGCCGATCCGCAGAACAAGGAGGAGGTGCTGCGCCTGTTCTCCGAGTTCCAGAAGCAGGACCTCGCGACCAACCGGGCCCTCTGGGACAACTACGTCTTCAACCCGGTCTTCGACGAGGCGTACGTCGCGGACATGGAGCGCACCACCGCCTTTCTCGAGACGTCGGGTCGGATCAAGAAGCGGACGCCCATCCTCGACTACACCTACACCGATCCCGTGGGCGAGGTGGACGCGTCGCTGGTGAAGGTCAGGGGCCGCTGGAAGCCGTGAGGGACCCCCTCACCCTGACCCTCTCCCCCGGTGGGGGAGAGGGGAAAGGGGGAGCAGCGCGTGGCGGCTGAGGTGATCCGCGTCGGGATGATCGGGGCCGGCTTCATCAGCGCCTACCACCTGGCCGGGCTGGCCGCGGCCGGCGGCGCGGAGGTCCGGGTCCTGGTGGGTCGCACGCCCGACCGCGCCGCGGCCCTGGCCCGGCGGTTCGGCATCCGCGACGTGGTCCGCGACTACCGCGCCGTGCTCGACCGGCCCGACGTGGACGCCGTGATCATCGCCACGCCCGACGACACTCACGCGGAGATCGCGATCGCGGCCGCCGAGGCCGGCAAGGCCATCCTCCTCCAGAAGCCGATGGCCCGCACCTCGGCCGAGTGCCGGCGCATCATCGCCGCCGCCCGGCGGGCCGGCGTCGACCTCCAGGTGAGCTTCATGCACCGCCACTTCGAGGAAGTCGTGCGGGCGCGCGAGCTCCTGGCCGGCGACCAGCTCGGACCCGTGTTCGCCGTGCGGATGCGGAACGCCACGCCCGGCCCCGACTGGCACGACTGGTTCTTCTCGCGGGAGACGGTGCCGAGTGGCGTCGTCCTCCAGCTCGGAGTCCACGGGATCGACCTCCTCCGGCACGTCATCGGCGACATCGCGTCGGTCACCGGCACCCTGGCCACCCTGCAGGCCGAGCGGGTCCTGGCCGACGGCCGGACCGTGCGGCCCGAGAACGCGGACCACGCGCTGGCCGTCTACCGGTTCCAGGCCGGCGCCCTCGGCAGTCACGAGATGAGCCTGAGCGAGATCCAGGGCTGCGACCGGTTCCGGCTCGAGATCTACTGCGCCGATGCCACGCTGTGGCTCCGGAGCGAGCGGGGCCCGCTGGCCGTCTACGCGCCGGCGCTCACGGGTTCGCGCGGCTGGTTCGTCCCCGACTTGCCGGCCCGCCCCTTCGGCGAGCGCCAGCACGCCCGCTGGCTCGACAGCCTGCGGGGCACGATGCCTTCCGACCGGACGGCCGAGGACGGGCTCGCCACGCTGCTGGTCGCCGAGGCGCTCTCCCGCGCGGCCGCGGCCGGGCGTCAGGAGCCGGTGGAGAGCTCGGCTTCCGGCGTCGGCGCGGAGACGGCCTGAGGTGGCGCCCCCGATCCGGGTCGGCATCCTCAGCTTCGCCCACTATCACGCGAACTTCTGGGCCGAGGTCTTCCGTGAGTCGCCGCTGGCCGAGTTCATCGGCGTCTGGGACGACGACACCGCTCGGGGCGCCGAGGCCGCCCGGCGGTATGGGGTCCGGTTCTGGCCCGACCTCGGGCCGCTGCTGGAGGCCTGTGACGCCGTCGGCATCACGTCGGAAACGGTGCAGCACCTGCGCCTGGTGGAGGCCGCGGCCCGGCGCGGGCGCCACATCCTGTGCGAGAAGCCGCTGGCCACCACGCTCGCCGACTGTGACCGGATCGCGGCCCTGGTGGCCGAGGCCGGCATCGTCTTCATGCAGAGCTTCCCGAAGCGCTTCGATCCCGTGAACCACGAGCTCAGGCGGATGATCCGGGGGGGCGAGCTCGGCCGGGTCGCGCTCGCCCGTGTCCGCCACGGACACGCCCACGGGCTCGAGTCCGACTTCATCCGGCAGTGGTACGTCGATCCGGCGCGCGGGGGTGGAGGGACGCTCCTGGACGAGGGGGTCCACGCGGCCGACTTCCTGCGCTGGCTCTTCGGGGAGCCCGAGAGCGTGACGGCCATGATCTCGAGCGCCGCGCTCGGGCTTCCGGTCGAGGACGCGGCGGTCGCCGTGTTCCGGTTTCCCGACGGCCTGCTGGCCGAGGTGACGACGAGCTGGAGCTTCGTCGCGGCCGACAACTCCGTCGAGCTCTACGGCACGGGAGGCACCGCGATCCTGGCGGGCGTCGACCTCGGCTCGCGCGACATCACGCGGGATGGGTTCCTCAAGACCTTCCGGGTCGCGCAGTCCGAGCGGCGCTGGGCCGTGTCGCCCATCGTCCCGCGCTTCAAGACCGGAGGCTTCCACCAGCAGAACCCGCTCCACTTCCTGGAGGCGCTCCACCACGGCACCCCGACGCCGGTGACGGTGGAGGACGGGCGCCGGGCGGTGGCGATGATCCTGGCCGCCTACCGGGCGGTGGAGACGGGGCAGCGCCAGACCGTCCCGGCCCCGCGCTAAAAGCCCGAGGCCCCTCCCATGATCTCGGCCGGGGGTTGACCCGGTCAGGCCGAAGCGGATATCGTCGCGGCGGGGTCGCGCATACCTCGGGACCGAGGAGGTCAGGACCATGGACGAGCACGGCGCCACGCGGCCGGTCACACGACGGAGCATCCTCGGAACGGGCCTGGCCGCCATCGGCGCCGGGATCGCGGCCGCCCCGCGACGCGCGCCGGCCCAGGCCGGCCGGGGCAAGCCCTTCGCCGGGACGACCCTCAACGTCTCGGCCTGGAGCGGGCCGTACCCCAAGTGGCTCGGCGATTACGTTCCGGAGTTCGAGGAGAAGACCGGCATCAAGGTCAACTACGAGACGCCCGCCTTCCCGGTCTACAACCAGCGGGCGGACCTGGAGCTGTCGACCAAGGGCAGCGCCTACGACGTGCTGAACCTCACCTTCATCTACTCGAGCCGCTGGATCGGCGCCGGCTGGTTCACGCCGCTCAACGAGTTCCTGAGCGACCCCAACAAGACGGCTCCCGACTGGGAGCCCGGCGACTTCCTGGCGGGCGCGGTGGCGCCCCTCAAGGACCCCAAGGGGAACGTCTACGCCTTCCCCTGGATCGCCGACGCCTACATGGCGGCGGCCGCCCGCTACGATCTCGTCGAGAAGGCCGGCCTCCGGATGCCGGAGACCTTCGACGACATCGTCAAGCTCCTCAAGGCCGTCCACGACAAGGAGGGCGTCAAGGGGTTCGTCAACGAGAACCACCACGGCTGGACCTGGATCCCCTATCTCCAGGGGTTCGGTGGCAACGTGTTCCGAAACCCGCCCGAGGACCTCATGCCGACCCTCGACACCCCCGAGGCGGTCGCGGCGGCCGAGTTCTACGCGAACCTCCTGCGCGCGTACGGGCCGGACGGGATTCTGTCGTACACGTACGACCAGGCGCTGAACAGCCTGCAGCAGGGCCGCGCGAACTACATCACGTTCAACCAGGCGTGGCTCGTGCAGCTCGGAGACCCCAAGAAGAGCAAGGTGGCCGGCACCGTCAACTACTCGCTGATGCCCGCCGGACCCAAGGGCCGATTTCCGGGGATCGCCTCCCACGGCTTCGGGATCCCGGTCGGCTCGAAGAAGAAGGATGCCGCCTGGGAATTCGTCAAGTGGTCCCTGTCGAAGGACATGATGCGGCGGATGCTCACCGAGAAGGGCTATGGATCGATCACGCGCCGCTCGATCATCGCCGGTCCCGAGTTCAAGCAGAAGATGACCATCAACGGCCGCGACGTCGCCGACCTCTACCTCAAGACGATCGACCTGGCCGCGCGGGGCTACATGAAGTATCGGACGGTCCACGTCTACCCGCAGGTGGACAAGCAGATCGACAAGGCGATCGAGCTGATCACCTCCGGGCAGATGTCGGCCAGGGAGGCGATGCAGAAGGCGCAAGCCAACTCCGTCGCCGATCTGAAGAAAGCCGGCGTCAAGCTGTAGTCCGGCCCGCCCGGACCCGCATCCATGAGCGGCGGCGTCGCCAACGTAGCCGTCGGCCCCCGGGCGGCGGCGCGACTGCTCCGGCCGGGCTGGGCGGCCGAGCGGCGCCGGGCCTTCCTGATCGGGTTGGCACCGGCGCTGGTCGTGCTCGCCGCCATCACCGTGGCGCCGGCTCTCTACCTCCTCGTGACCAGCCTGACGCCGCTGAGCCTCGTCCGCCCCGACGAGACGGCCTGGAACTTCTCGAGCCCGTGGGCCAACTTCGTCGAGCTCGCCGGCGACGAGCGCTTCACGAACTCCCTGTGGGTCCAGCTCCGGCTGTCCGTGTCCACCGTCACCCTGCAGCTCCTGGCCGGGCTGGCGGTGGCGCTCCTGCTGAACGCCCGCTCACGCTTCCTGGGGGCCGTGCGGGCGACCTTCCTGATCCCGATGGTCTTGCCGCCGATCGTGGTGGCCATCCTGTGGAAGGTGCTCTACACGCCGGAGATCAGTCCGCTCCACCGGGTGCTGGCCGCCCTGGGCCATCCCATGCGCGCGCTGATCACCGACCCGAGCTGGGCGCTGTGGGCCATCGCGGTCGCCGACGTGTGGGAGTGGTTCCCGTTCACCATGCTCATGGTGCTGGCCGCGCTCCAGATGATGCCGGCGGAGCCGCTGGAGGCGGCCCGCATCGATGGCGCCGGCCCCTGGCCGCTCTTCCGGTTCGTCGTGCTGCCCCTGCTCAGACCGACCCTGGTGGTGGCCGCTCTGTTCCGCCTGATCGACAGCATCAAGGCGTTCCCCCTCATCTACGTGCTGACCGGGGGCGGGCCGGGCACGGTCACCGAGGTGACGAACTACTACGCCTTCGTCCAGGCCTTCAACTTCTCGTACTGGGGCTACGCCAGCGCCATCACGGTGGTGATGGTGTCGGGCGTCTTCTTCCTGAGCTGGGTGATCAGCCGCCTGGTGGGCCTCGAGGTCGACGTTGAATAGCCAGGCCCGGCGCCGCGCCGGCCGCGGCCCGGCGACGTACGTCTCGGCCGGCCTCCTGCTGGCCGTCGTGCTGTTCCCCTTCCTGTGGCTGCTCCAGATGTCGTTTCGGCCCAACGAGGACATTCTCGGCTACAACCTGCTCTTCCGCCCGACCCTGGAGCATTACCGGGCGCTGCGGGTGGGGCACTTCCCCCGGTCCTTCGGGAACAGCGCGATCGCCAGCGTGACCTCGACGCTGCTCTCGCTCCTGGTCGGCGTCCCCGCCGCCTACGCGCTCTCCCGGGGCCGCTTCCGCGCCAGCCGCCGGATCGCGCTGTGGGTGCTGGCCACCCGCATGGCGCCCCCCATCGCGTTCACGATCCCGTTCTTCCTGGCCTACCGGTATCTGGGGCTGCTGGACACCATCCCCGGGCTGGTCCTCATCTACCTGACCTTCAACCTCGCCCTGGTGATCTGGTTGATGCGCACGTTCTTCGACGGCGTGCCGCGCGCCCTGGAGGAGGCGGCCTGGATCGACGGCTCGAGCATCTGGGGCTCCTTTCTGCGCGTCACGCTGCCGCTGGCCGCCCCGGGGCTGGCGGCCACGGCCGTGCTGTGCTTCATCTTCTCCTGGAACGATTTCTTCTACGCGCTGATCCTCACCCGCACCAAGGCCATGACCGCGCCGGTGGCGATCGTGAACTTCATGCAATACGAGGGCTGGGAGTGGGGCAAGATCGCGGCCGGCGGGACCCTGGTGATGCTGCCGGTCGTGGTCTTCTCGCTGATCGTCCGCCACTATCTGG is drawn from Candidatus Methylomirabilota bacterium and contains these coding sequences:
- a CDS encoding NrtA/SsuA/CpmA family ABC transporter substrate-binding protein yields the protein MRRHQWGILAGVGLLLGLAGAAIGPAGAAEPEIRKLALGFGIDLPFAPHIVAITKGWFKEAGFTEVTTKTFTAGALAGEALVAGEIQLWTPGNLPPISMFHNGIPIVILGTNCVNWGLDKLVVRKDANVNTPQDLYRIKIGLLQGSTASADLHQLARHYGLDEGRLQVVNLPPPEQLAGLVSGNIQALLSWEPWPYRALQGVDARVVHTGLISYFAGNQGERVKISDNRSVWVASQEFARKNPRAVRAIMQVLLRAQKYVADPQNKEEVLRLFSEFQKQDLATNRALWDNYVFNPVFDEAYVADMERTTAFLETSGRIKKRTPILDYTYTDPVGEVDASLVKVRGRWKP
- a CDS encoding Gfo/Idh/MocA family oxidoreductase; its protein translation is MAAEVIRVGMIGAGFISAYHLAGLAAAGGAEVRVLVGRTPDRAAALARRFGIRDVVRDYRAVLDRPDVDAVIIATPDDTHAEIAIAAAEAGKAILLQKPMARTSAECRRIIAAARRAGVDLQVSFMHRHFEEVVRARELLAGDQLGPVFAVRMRNATPGPDWHDWFFSRETVPSGVVLQLGVHGIDLLRHVIGDIASVTGTLATLQAERVLADGRTVRPENADHALAVYRFQAGALGSHEMSLSEIQGCDRFRLEIYCADATLWLRSERGPLAVYAPALTGSRGWFVPDLPARPFGERQHARWLDSLRGTMPSDRTAEDGLATLLVAEALSRAAAAGRQEPVESSASGVGAETA
- a CDS encoding Gfo/Idh/MocA family oxidoreductase: MAPPIRVGILSFAHYHANFWAEVFRESPLAEFIGVWDDDTARGAEAARRYGVRFWPDLGPLLEACDAVGITSETVQHLRLVEAAARRGRHILCEKPLATTLADCDRIAALVAEAGIVFMQSFPKRFDPVNHELRRMIRGGELGRVALARVRHGHAHGLESDFIRQWYVDPARGGGGTLLDEGVHAADFLRWLFGEPESVTAMISSAALGLPVEDAAVAVFRFPDGLLAEVTTSWSFVAADNSVELYGTGGTAILAGVDLGSRDITRDGFLKTFRVAQSERRWAVSPIVPRFKTGGFHQQNPLHFLEALHHGTPTPVTVEDGRRAVAMILAAYRAVETGQRQTVPAPR
- a CDS encoding extracellular solute-binding protein, producing MDEHGATRPVTRRSILGTGLAAIGAGIAAAPRRAPAQAGRGKPFAGTTLNVSAWSGPYPKWLGDYVPEFEEKTGIKVNYETPAFPVYNQRADLELSTKGSAYDVLNLTFIYSSRWIGAGWFTPLNEFLSDPNKTAPDWEPGDFLAGAVAPLKDPKGNVYAFPWIADAYMAAAARYDLVEKAGLRMPETFDDIVKLLKAVHDKEGVKGFVNENHHGWTWIPYLQGFGGNVFRNPPEDLMPTLDTPEAVAAAEFYANLLRAYGPDGILSYTYDQALNSLQQGRANYITFNQAWLVQLGDPKKSKVAGTVNYSLMPAGPKGRFPGIASHGFGIPVGSKKKDAAWEFVKWSLSKDMMRRMLTEKGYGSITRRSIIAGPEFKQKMTINGRDVADLYLKTIDLAARGYMKYRTVHVYPQVDKQIDKAIELITSGQMSAREAMQKAQANSVADLKKAGVKL
- a CDS encoding sugar ABC transporter permease, which translates into the protein MSGGVANVAVGPRAAARLLRPGWAAERRRAFLIGLAPALVVLAAITVAPALYLLVTSLTPLSLVRPDETAWNFSSPWANFVELAGDERFTNSLWVQLRLSVSTVTLQLLAGLAVALLLNARSRFLGAVRATFLIPMVLPPIVVAILWKVLYTPEISPLHRVLAALGHPMRALITDPSWALWAIAVADVWEWFPFTMLMVLAALQMMPAEPLEAARIDGAGPWPLFRFVVLPLLRPTLVVAALFRLIDSIKAFPLIYVLTGGGPGTVTEVTNYYAFVQAFNFSYWGYASAITVVMVSGVFFLSWVISRLVGLEVDVE
- a CDS encoding carbohydrate ABC transporter permease translates to MNSQARRRAGRGPATYVSAGLLLAVVLFPFLWLLQMSFRPNEDILGYNLLFRPTLEHYRALRVGHFPRSFGNSAIASVTSTLLSLLVGVPAAYALSRGRFRASRRIALWVLATRMAPPIAFTIPFFLAYRYLGLLDTIPGLVLIYLTFNLALVIWLMRTFFDGVPRALEEAAWIDGSSIWGSFLRVTLPLAAPGLAATAVLCFIFSWNDFFYALILTRTKAMTAPVAIVNFMQYEGWEWGKIAAGGTLVMLPVVVFSLIVRHYLVSGLTAGGLRE